A genomic segment from Pseudomonas sp. S09G 359 encodes:
- a CDS encoding OprD family outer membrane porin, protein MVGAAMASFMLSAHADFIDDSHADVTLLNRYLNQQGRDVVGSNAKAHSIRDWGQGFEFNFKSGYTEGPVGFGLDLQAFYGLKLDSGGDLNDKDHQSRYPGSMFPLDNGKSADQFGVLSPTFKMRFAKDELRIGTLYGNNPVLANTDGRLYQQTNTGVQLVSKDLTDFTFTGGDILKTKIRNETGDQGMITAGGTKESDRFLFGGADYTGIHNTTVSLWYSNLEDYYQQFFLGAKRHDALSVGAIDTDLRVFRSLGVGGNADGDKDFAAAGLYGDGVNKGRINQSTVSLLESYSLDGHTVGLGIQKNSGDSDFPYLDSGLNSGDNRQGPGSGADTPALTNMQLNKFQHAGERTWLAQYKYDLGKLGLNGLTFSAAYAHGDDIRTAQGTTSEWERNVAVAYQVPTGTLKGLGVTWKNAHASPDISGATVQDENRFYVSYVVPLW, encoded by the coding sequence ATGGTGGGTGCCGCCATGGCGAGCTTTATGCTGTCCGCCCATGCCGATTTTATCGATGACAGCCACGCCGACGTGACCCTGCTCAATCGCTATCTCAACCAGCAGGGGCGTGACGTGGTGGGTAGCAATGCCAAGGCCCACAGCATTCGCGATTGGGGCCAGGGGTTCGAGTTCAACTTCAAGTCCGGGTACACCGAAGGGCCGGTTGGCTTCGGTCTGGATCTGCAGGCGTTCTACGGGTTGAAACTCGATTCCGGGGGCGACCTCAACGACAAGGATCACCAAAGCCGCTACCCGGGCAGCATGTTCCCGCTGGACAACGGCAAGTCCGCCGACCAGTTCGGCGTGCTCAGCCCGACATTCAAGATGCGCTTTGCCAAGGATGAATTGCGCATCGGTACGCTGTATGGCAACAACCCGGTGCTGGCCAACACCGATGGCCGCCTGTATCAGCAGACCAATACCGGCGTGCAGTTGGTGTCCAAGGATTTGACCGACTTTACCTTCACCGGCGGCGATATCCTCAAGACCAAGATCCGCAACGAAACCGGTGACCAGGGCATGATCACGGCCGGTGGCACCAAAGAGAGCGATCGCTTCCTGTTCGGCGGGGCGGACTACACCGGCATACACAACACCACGGTCAGCCTGTGGTACTCCAACCTTGAGGATTACTACCAACAGTTCTTCCTCGGCGCCAAGCGCCACGACGCCTTGTCGGTCGGCGCGATCGACACTGACCTGCGTGTGTTCCGCAGCCTGGGTGTGGGCGGCAACGCCGATGGCGACAAAGACTTTGCGGCGGCCGGCCTGTACGGCGACGGCGTGAACAAGGGGCGCATCAACCAGTCCACCGTCAGTCTGTTGGAAAGCTACAGCCTGGACGGCCATACCGTTGGCCTGGGCATCCAGAAAAACAGCGGCGACAGCGACTTCCCGTACCTCGACTCCGGCCTCAACAGCGGCGATAACCGCCAGGGTCCAGGCTCGGGCGCCGACACCCCCGCGCTGACCAACATGCAGTTGAACAAATTCCAGCACGCCGGCGAACGCACCTGGCTGGCGCAATACAAATATGACTTGGGCAAGCTCGGCCTCAACGGCCTGACGTTCTCCGCTGCCTACGCCCATGGCGATGACATCCGCACCGCCCAAGGCACCACCAGCGAATGGGAACGCAACGTCGCCGTGGCTTATCAAGTGCCGACCGGCACCCTCAAAGGTCTCGGCGTGACCTGGAAAAACGCCCACGCCAGCCCGGATATCAGCGGCGCTACCGTGCAAGATGAAAACCGCTTTTATGTCAGCTATGTCGTTCCACTCTGGTAG
- the mgrA gene encoding L-glyceraldehyde 3-phosphate reductase: MTYIAAENRYESIPYRRVGRSGLVLPALSLGLWHNFGDSTPIDTQRALLRTAFDLGINHFDLANNYGPPYGSAEINFGRLLREDFKHYRDELIISSKAGWDMWPGPYGQGGGSRKYVLASLDQSLQRLGVDYVDIFYSHRFDADTPLEETASALATAVQQGKALYIGISSYSGVKTREIAALLKEWKVPLLIHQPAYNLLNRWVEKDLLDTTEELGAGVIAFTPLAQGLLTDKYLNGVPADARVNRPGGGSLQAKHLSEANIAHVRALNEIAQRRGQSLAQLALAWTLRDPRVTSALIGASRPEQIIENVGALKNLSFSAEELAEIDRFAQEGGINLWEKPSTAE; encoded by the coding sequence ATGACTTACATTGCTGCCGAAAACCGCTATGAATCTATCCCGTATCGCCGCGTAGGCCGCAGTGGGTTGGTGCTGCCTGCACTGTCCCTGGGGCTGTGGCACAACTTTGGCGACAGCACCCCGATCGACACCCAGCGCGCCCTGCTGCGCACCGCGTTCGACCTGGGGATCAACCACTTCGACCTGGCCAACAACTATGGCCCGCCCTACGGCAGCGCCGAGATCAACTTCGGCCGTTTGCTGCGCGAAGACTTCAAGCATTACCGCGACGAATTGATCATCTCCAGCAAGGCCGGCTGGGACATGTGGCCCGGCCCGTATGGGCAGGGCGGCGGCTCGCGCAAATACGTGCTGGCCAGCCTGGACCAGAGCCTGCAACGCCTGGGCGTCGACTATGTGGATATTTTCTACTCCCACCGTTTTGACGCCGACACACCGCTGGAAGAAACCGCCAGCGCGCTCGCCACGGCCGTGCAACAAGGCAAGGCGTTGTACATCGGTATCTCGTCTTATTCCGGGGTAAAAACCCGCGAAATCGCCGCCCTGCTCAAAGAGTGGAAAGTGCCGCTGCTGATCCACCAACCGGCTTACAACCTGCTCAACCGCTGGGTGGAAAAAGACCTGCTGGACACCACCGAAGAACTCGGTGCCGGGGTGATTGCGTTCACGCCGTTGGCCCAAGGGTTGCTGACTGATAAGTACCTCAACGGCGTACCGGCCGATGCGCGGGTGAATCGCCCGGGCGGTGGCTCGCTGCAGGCCAAGCACTTGTCCGAAGCCAACATCGCCCACGTGCGTGCGCTGAATGAGATTGCCCAGCGTCGTGGCCAAAGCCTGGCGCAACTGGCCCTGGCCTGGACCCTGCGTGATCCACGGGTGACCAGCGCACTGATCGGCGCGAGCCGGCCGGAGCAGATCATCGAGAACGTCGGCGCGTTGAAGAACTTGAGCTTCAGTGCGGAAGAACTGGCGGAGATCGATCGGTTTGCGCAGGAAGGCGGGATTAACTTGTGGGAAAAACCATCTACCGCTGAGTAA
- the tauD gene encoding taurine dioxygenase, protein MSSLTVTPLSTALGAQISGVDITQPLNLEQRDAIEQALLTHSVLFFRGQAITPQQQARFAANFGDLHIHPIYPNVPEQPEVLILDTAVTDVRDNAVWHTDVTFLPTPALGAVLSAKLLPAFGGDTLWASGIAAYEALSEPLKRLLDGLTATHDFTKSFPLERFGNTAEDLARWEETRKKNPPLSHPVVRTHPVSGRKSLFVSDGFTTKINELEPAESEAILKLLFAHATRPEFTIRWRWQEHDVAFWDNRVTQHYAVDDYRPQRRVMHRATILGDIPF, encoded by the coding sequence ATGAGCAGCCTGACCGTTACCCCATTAAGCACCGCCCTGGGCGCCCAGATCAGTGGCGTCGATATCACTCAACCGTTGAATCTGGAACAGCGCGACGCCATCGAACAGGCGTTGCTCACGCACTCGGTGCTGTTCTTTCGAGGCCAAGCGATCACGCCGCAGCAACAGGCGCGATTCGCGGCGAATTTTGGCGACCTGCATATTCACCCGATCTACCCCAACGTGCCGGAACAGCCCGAAGTGCTGATCCTCGACACCGCCGTGACCGATGTGCGCGACAACGCGGTCTGGCATACCGACGTGACCTTTTTACCGACCCCCGCCCTCGGCGCGGTGCTCAGCGCCAAGCTGCTGCCGGCGTTTGGGGGTGACACGCTGTGGGCCAGTGGCATTGCGGCCTATGAGGCCTTGTCCGAGCCGCTCAAGCGCCTGCTGGATGGCCTCACCGCGACTCACGATTTCACCAAGTCCTTTCCGCTGGAGCGCTTCGGCAACACCGCAGAAGACCTGGCGCGCTGGGAAGAAACCCGCAAGAAGAACCCGCCGCTGTCGCACCCGGTGGTGCGCACGCATCCGGTCAGTGGGCGCAAATCACTGTTTGTCAGCGACGGCTTCACCACCAAAATCAACGAGCTGGAACCAGCCGAGAGTGAAGCGATTCTGAAGCTGCTGTTCGCCCACGCGACCCGGCCGGAGTTCACCATTCGCTGGCGCTGGCAGGAGCATGACGTAGCGTTCTGGGACAACCGCGTGACGCAGCATTACGCGGTGGATGACTACCGGCCGCAACGGCGGGTGATGCATCGGGCGACGATTTTGGGGGACATCCCCTTCTGA
- the tauC gene encoding taurine ABC transporter permease TauC, whose protein sequence is MSSYELPATAAKPVAHAVIPLRRRLSTRWISLLTLFALLALWWAVTATGLIEPLFLPPPSAVLQKGWLLATTGYMDSTLWQHLGASLSRIGLGLGFAVLTAVPVGIAIGSNRIARGILDPLIEFYRPIPPLAYLPLIVIWCGIGELSKVLLIYLAIFAPIAIATATGVRTVDPAKLRAAQSLGATRAQLIRHVILPSALPDILTGVRIGLGVGWSTLVAAELIAATSGLGFMVQSAAQFLVTDVVVLGILVIALIAFAMEMGLRALQRKLVPWHGQAH, encoded by the coding sequence ATGAGCAGCTACGAACTCCCCGCCACCGCCGCCAAGCCGGTGGCGCACGCGGTTATCCCGCTGCGTCGCCGCCTGAGCACACGCTGGATCAGTCTGTTGACGCTATTCGCCCTGCTGGCGCTCTGGTGGGCCGTGACCGCCACCGGGCTGATCGAACCGCTGTTCCTGCCGCCGCCGTCCGCCGTGCTGCAAAAAGGCTGGCTGTTGGCGACCACCGGCTACATGGATTCCACCTTGTGGCAGCACCTGGGCGCGAGCCTCAGCCGTATCGGCCTGGGCCTGGGTTTTGCGGTACTCACCGCCGTGCCGGTGGGGATCGCCATCGGTTCCAACCGCATTGCGCGTGGCATTCTCGACCCGCTGATCGAGTTCTACCGGCCGATCCCGCCACTGGCCTACTTGCCGTTGATCGTGATCTGGTGCGGCATCGGCGAGCTGTCCAAGGTGCTGCTGATTTACCTGGCGATCTTCGCGCCCATTGCCATCGCCACCGCGACCGGCGTGCGCACCGTCGACCCGGCCAAGCTGCGTGCCGCGCAGTCGCTGGGGGCCACCCGCGCGCAGTTGATTCGCCATGTGATCTTGCCCAGCGCCCTGCCCGACATCCTCACCGGCGTGCGCATCGGCCTGGGCGTGGGTTGGTCGACGCTGGTCGCCGCCGAGCTGATCGCGGCCACCAGCGGCCTGGGTTTTATGGTGCAGTCGGCAGCGCAGTTCCTGGTCACCGATGTGGTGGTGCTGGGGATTCTGGTGATCGCCCTGATCGCCTTCGCCATGGAAATGGGCCTGCGTGCCCTGCAGCGCAAGTTGGTGCCCTGGCATGGCCAGGCACATTGA
- the tauB gene encoding taurine ABC transporter ATP-binding subunit produces MALLQLERISAQYPGATQPVLSDISLDLGPQQLLVALGPSGSGKTSLLNLIAGFVEPSAGRITLDGVPVKGPSAERGVVFQDDALLPWQDVLANVGFGLELAGVPKAQREIRAREMLALVDLAGFDSRRIWQLSGGQKQRVGLARALAADPRVLLMDEPFGALDAFTREQMQELLLQVWRRTAKPVFLITHDIEEAVFLATDLILLAPNPGQIVERLQLDFGQRYAAGESARAIKSDPRFIETREHVLGKVFSQRQVSA; encoded by the coding sequence ATGGCCTTGCTACAACTGGAGCGCATCAGCGCACAGTACCCAGGCGCCACACAACCGGTACTGTCTGACATTTCACTCGACCTCGGGCCCCAGCAATTGCTGGTCGCCCTCGGCCCGTCCGGCAGTGGCAAGACTTCGCTGTTGAACCTGATCGCCGGTTTTGTCGAACCTTCCGCCGGGCGCATTACCCTCGACGGTGTGCCGGTCAAAGGGCCCAGCGCCGAACGCGGCGTGGTGTTCCAGGACGACGCCCTGCTGCCCTGGCAGGACGTGCTGGCCAATGTCGGCTTCGGCCTGGAGCTGGCCGGTGTGCCCAAGGCGCAACGTGAAATTCGCGCCCGGGAGATGCTGGCCCTGGTCGACCTGGCTGGTTTCGACAGCCGCCGCATCTGGCAGCTTTCCGGCGGCCAGAAGCAGCGCGTCGGCTTGGCCCGCGCCCTGGCGGCCGACCCACGCGTATTGCTGATGGACGAGCCCTTCGGCGCCCTCGATGCGTTCACCCGCGAACAGATGCAAGAGCTGCTGCTGCAAGTCTGGCGGCGCACGGCCAAACCGGTGTTCCTGATTACCCATGACATTGAAGAAGCGGTGTTCCTCGCCACCGACCTGATCCTGTTGGCGCCCAACCCAGGCCAGATCGTCGAACGCCTGCAGCTGGATTTCGGCCAACGCTACGCCGCCGGTGAATCGGCACGGGCGATCAAGTCCGACCCACGCTTTATCGAAACCCGCGAACACGTGCTGGGCAAAGTGTTCTCGCAACGGCAGGTGTCCGCATGA
- the tauA gene encoding taurine ABC transporter substrate-binding protein — protein MKLLTPLRLLAALSLAGASLFAQAADVTIAYQTTVDPAKVAQADGAYEKATNAKIDWRKFDNGADIIAAIASGDVQIGYLGSSPLTAAITRKVPVETFLVATQIGGAEALVARNGSGINSPQDLIGKKVAVPFVSTGHYSLLAALKHWNIDPSKVTILNLAPPAIIAAWKRGDIDATYVWDPALGVAKENGKVLITSGELAKFGAPTFDAWIVRKDFAEKHPEIVTAFAKVTLDAYAAYRKDPQAWLADKGNVDKLVKLSGAKATDIPLLLQGNVYPLAADQVTLLGAPTTKAVTDTAAFLKEQGKVDAVLPDYAPYVSAKFITN, from the coding sequence TTGAAACTGCTTACCCCTCTGCGCCTCCTGGCCGCATTGTCCCTGGCCGGTGCCAGCCTGTTTGCCCAGGCGGCGGATGTGACCATTGCCTACCAGACCACCGTGGACCCGGCGAAAGTCGCCCAGGCCGATGGCGCGTACGAAAAAGCCACTAACGCCAAGATCGACTGGCGCAAATTCGACAATGGTGCCGACATCATTGCCGCCATCGCTTCCGGTGACGTGCAGATCGGCTACCTCGGTTCCAGCCCACTGACCGCCGCCATCACCCGCAAGGTGCCGGTGGAAACCTTCCTCGTCGCCACCCAGATCGGCGGTGCCGAAGCCCTGGTGGCGCGTAACGGTTCGGGGATCAACAGCCCGCAGGACCTGATCGGCAAGAAAGTCGCCGTGCCGTTCGTGTCCACCGGCCACTACAGCCTGCTGGCCGCGCTGAAGCACTGGAACATCGACCCGTCTAAAGTCACCATCCTCAACCTCGCACCACCGGCCATCATCGCCGCGTGGAAGCGTGGCGATATCGACGCCACTTACGTGTGGGACCCAGCCCTGGGCGTGGCCAAGGAAAACGGCAAAGTGCTGATCACCTCCGGCGAGCTGGCCAAGTTTGGCGCGCCGACCTTCGATGCGTGGATCGTGCGTAAGGATTTTGCCGAGAAGCACCCGGAAATCGTCACAGCTTTCGCCAAGGTCACTCTGGACGCCTACGCCGCCTACCGCAAAGACCCACAAGCCTGGCTGGCCGATAAGGGCAACGTCGACAAGCTGGTGAAGCTCTCCGGCGCCAAAGCCACTGACATCCCATTGCTGCTGCAAGGCAACGTCTACCCGCTGGCCGCTGACCAGGTGACCCTGCTGGGCGCACCGACCACTAAGGCCGTGACCGACACCGCTGCGTTCTTGAAGGAACAAGGCAAGGTCGACGCCGTGCTGCCGGACTACGCCCCTTATGTCAGCGCCAAGTTCATCACTAACTGA
- the gshA gene encoding glutamate--cysteine ligase, whose protein sequence is MSELLNRRLALLGKREHLSLLEHCLHGIERECLRVTAEGRLAQTPHPEALGAALTHEQITTDYSESLLEFITPALPNPADTLSSLDKIHRFAYTKLGSEYLWSPSMPCPLPAEEDIPIAYYGTSNIGQLKYVYRKGLALRYGKTMQCIAGIHYNFSLPEQLWPLLKEAEGFVGTDRDYQSNAYIALIRNFRRYSWLLMYLFGASPALDAGFLRGRSHQLEVLDADTLYLPYATSLRMSDLGYQSNAQAGLTPCYNDLSSYTDSLREAVATPYAPYVEVGTHKDGEWVQLNTNILQIENEYYSNIRPKRVTYTGERPIQALMARGIQYIEVRCLDINPFLPMGIDLPESRFLDAFLLYCALNDSPQFANNACGNATSNFLSVVKEGRRPGLQLQRDGAAVDMKEWATELLEKIAPLAALLDESHGIHEHSQALDAQLAKIKDSSLTPSAQVLAAMAERKESFAQFSLHQSEVHAEHFRKEPLPAEEQAHFEELARKSLAQQAELEQNEVGDFDVFVGSYQASILAISN, encoded by the coding sequence TTGAGCGAACTTCTCAACCGCCGCCTGGCCCTGCTCGGCAAGCGCGAACACCTCTCCCTGCTAGAGCACTGCTTGCACGGCATCGAGCGTGAATGCCTACGCGTCACCGCCGAGGGTCGCCTGGCACAAACGCCGCACCCCGAGGCCCTGGGCGCCGCGTTGACCCATGAACAGATCACCACCGACTACTCGGAATCGCTGCTGGAGTTCATCACCCCAGCCCTGCCCAACCCGGCCGATACCCTGAGCAGCCTGGACAAGATCCATCGCTTTGCCTACACCAAGCTCGGCAGTGAATACCTGTGGAGCCCCTCGATGCCGTGCCCGTTGCCGGCCGAGGAAGATATTCCGATTGCCTACTACGGCACCTCCAATATCGGACAGCTCAAGTACGTGTATCGCAAAGGCCTGGCCCTGCGTTACGGCAAGACCATGCAGTGCATCGCGGGCATCCACTACAACTTTTCCCTGCCGGAACAGCTGTGGCCATTGCTCAAGGAAGCCGAAGGCTTTGTCGGCACCGACCGCGACTACCAGTCCAACGCTTATATCGCGCTGATCCGTAACTTCCGCCGCTACAGCTGGTTGCTGATGTACCTGTTCGGTGCCTCGCCGGCGCTGGACGCGGGTTTCCTGCGCGGCCGTTCGCACCAGTTGGAAGTATTGGACGCCGACACGCTCTACCTGCCATACGCCACCAGCCTGCGCATGAGTGACCTGGGTTACCAGAGCAACGCCCAGGCCGGGCTTACGCCGTGCTACAACGACCTGAGCAGCTACACCGACAGCCTGCGTGAAGCGGTGGCAACGCCCTACGCGCCGTACGTCGAAGTCGGCACGCACAAGGACGGTGAGTGGGTTCAGCTCAACACCAACATCCTGCAGATCGAAAACGAGTACTACTCCAACATCCGCCCCAAGCGTGTGACCTACACCGGCGAGCGGCCGATCCAGGCGCTGATGGCCCGTGGCATCCAGTACATCGAAGTGCGCTGCCTGGACATCAACCCGTTCCTGCCGATGGGTATCGACCTGCCGGAGTCGCGTTTCCTCGACGCCTTCCTGCTGTACTGCGCACTGAACGACAGCCCGCAGTTCGCCAACAACGCCTGTGGTAACGCCACGTCCAACTTCCTCAGCGTAGTCAAGGAAGGCCGCCGCCCGGGCTTGCAATTGCAGCGCGACGGCGCAGCGGTGGACATGAAGGAATGGGCCACGGAGCTGCTGGAAAAAATCGCACCGTTGGCGGCCTTGCTGGATGAGAGCCACGGCATCCACGAACACAGCCAAGCACTCGACGCCCAGCTGGCCAAGATCAAGGACTCGTCCCTGACCCCTTCAGCCCAGGTGCTGGCGGCGATGGCCGAGCGCAAAGAGAGTTTTGCGCAGTTCTCCCTGCATCAGAGCGAGGTGCATGCCGAGCATTTCCGCAAAGAGCCGTTGCCGGCCGAAGAGCAGGCACACTTTGAAGAGCTGGCGCGTAAATCGTTGGCCCAGCAGGCGGAGCTGGAGCAGAACGAAGTGGGCGATTTTGATGTGTTTGTCGGGTCGTACCAGGCGAGCATTCTGGCGATCAGTAACTAA
- a CDS encoding PaaI family thioesterase, which produces MDIPAGLTQSAFSELIGSRLQRLDEGVAEVALTLEPHLRNRAGKLHGGAIFSLVDITMGLACSSSHGFDQQSATIECKINYIRAVENGDVLCTSRVIHAGRRTLVVEADVYQDERLVAKAQGTFAVL; this is translated from the coding sequence ATGGACATCCCCGCCGGCTTGACCCAGAGCGCATTCAGCGAGCTGATCGGCAGCCGCCTGCAACGCCTGGATGAGGGCGTTGCCGAGGTGGCCCTGACCCTGGAGCCACACCTGCGCAACCGCGCGGGCAAGCTCCATGGCGGGGCGATTTTCAGCCTGGTGGACATTACGATGGGGCTGGCGTGTTCCAGCTCCCATGGTTTTGACCAACAGAGCGCGACTATCGAGTGCAAGATCAACTACATCCGCGCCGTGGAGAACGGTGACGTGCTGTGCACCAGCCGGGTGATTCACGCCGGCAGACGCACCTTGGTGGTCGAAGCCGATGTGTATCAGGACGAACGACTTGTCGCAAAAGCACAGGGCACCTTCGCTGTCCTATAG
- a CDS encoding Tex family protein, with the protein MDSINSRIAEELGVRPQQVEAAVALLDEGSTVPFIARYRKEVTGSLDDTQLRHLEERLRYLRELDERRISILASIEEQGKLTPQLERDIKLADTKTRLEDLYLPYKQKRRTKGQIALEAGLGELADGLFNDPSLTPDTEAARFIDAEKGVADVKAALEGAKYILMERFAENASLLEKLRTYLKQEAILSARVIAGKEEEGAKFRDYFEHDEPLKSMPSHRALAIFRGRNEGILSSALKVGDELPGTMHPCEGMIGQQFGIQNQNRPADKWLGEVVRWTWKVKLYTHLETDLLGELRDGAETEAINVFAHNLHDLLLAAPAGPRATLGLDPGLRTGCKVAVVDSTGKLLDHATVYPHVPHNKWDQTLAILAALCAKHAVDLIAIGNGTASRETDKLAAELIKKYPAMKMTKVMVSEAGASVYSASELASKEFPDLDVSIRGAVSIARRLQDPLAELVKIDPKSIGVGQYQHDVSQLKLARGLDAVVEDCVNKVGVDVNTASVALLARISGLNTTLAQNIVTHRDENGAFKTRAALKKVARLGEKTFEQAAGFLRVMNGDNPLDSSAVHPEAYPLVQRIAAETDRDIRSLIGDAAFLKRLDPKKYTDETFGVPTITDILQELEKPGRDPRPEFKTAEFQDGVEDLKDLQLGMILEGVVTNVTNFGAFVDIGVHQDGLVHISALSEKFIKDPREAVKAGDVVKVKVMEVDIPRKRVGLSMRMSDTPGEKIDGARGARPGSAPRQSQNNAPRKETTAAAPSNNAMASLFANAKQLKKR; encoded by the coding sequence ATGGACAGCATCAACAGCCGCATCGCCGAGGAACTCGGTGTACGCCCACAACAGGTCGAAGCGGCCGTCGCGCTACTGGATGAAGGCTCCACGGTGCCTTTCATCGCCCGTTACCGTAAAGAAGTGACCGGCAGCCTCGACGACACCCAACTGCGTCACCTGGAAGAGCGCCTGCGCTACCTGCGAGAACTCGACGAACGGCGCATCAGCATCCTCGCCAGCATCGAAGAGCAGGGCAAGTTGACCCCGCAGCTTGAACGCGACATCAAGCTCGCCGACACCAAGACCCGCCTCGAAGACCTTTACCTGCCCTACAAACAGAAACGCCGCACCAAGGGCCAGATCGCCCTGGAAGCCGGCCTGGGCGAGCTGGCCGACGGCCTGTTCAACGACCCGTCGCTGACCCCGGACACCGAAGCCGCGCGCTTCATCGACGCAGAAAAAGGCGTCGCCGACGTCAAGGCCGCCCTCGAAGGTGCCAAGTACATCCTGATGGAGCGTTTCGCCGAAAACGCCAGCCTGCTGGAAAAACTGCGCACCTACCTCAAGCAGGAAGCCATCCTCAGCGCCCGCGTCATCGCCGGCAAAGAGGAAGAAGGCGCCAAGTTCCGCGATTACTTCGAACACGACGAGCCACTCAAGAGCATGCCGTCCCACCGTGCACTCGCCATTTTCCGCGGGCGCAACGAGGGTATTCTGAGCTCCGCGCTCAAAGTCGGCGACGAGCTGCCAGGCACCATGCACCCGTGCGAAGGCATGATCGGTCAACAATTCGGCATCCAGAATCAGAATCGTCCTGCGGACAAGTGGCTCGGTGAAGTCGTGCGCTGGACCTGGAAGGTCAAGCTCTACACGCACCTGGAAACCGACCTGCTCGGCGAACTGCGTGACGGCGCCGAAACCGAGGCAATCAACGTTTTCGCGCACAACCTGCACGACCTGCTGCTGGCCGCCCCGGCCGGACCGCGCGCCACCCTGGGCCTCGACCCGGGCCTGCGTACCGGCTGCAAGGTGGCGGTGGTGGACTCCACCGGCAAGCTGCTGGACCACGCCACCGTGTACCCTCACGTGCCGCACAACAAGTGGGACCAGACCCTGGCCATCCTGGCCGCGCTGTGCGCCAAGCACGCTGTGGACCTGATCGCCATCGGCAACGGCACTGCCAGCCGTGAAACCGACAAGCTGGCCGCCGAGCTGATCAAAAAATACCCAGCCATGAAGATGACCAAGGTCATGGTTTCCGAAGCGGGCGCTTCGGTGTACTCGGCGTCGGAACTGGCCTCCAAGGAATTCCCGGACCTCGACGTGTCGATCCGTGGCGCGGTGTCCATCGCCCGCCGCCTGCAGGACCCGCTGGCCGAGTTGGTGAAGATCGACCCTAAATCCATCGGTGTCGGCCAGTACCAGCACGATGTGTCGCAGCTGAAACTGGCGCGCGGCCTGGATGCGGTGGTGGAAGACTGCGTGAACAAGGTCGGCGTGGATGTGAACACTGCCTCCGTTGCACTGCTGGCGCGTATCTCCGGCCTGAACACTACCCTGGCGCAGAATATCGTCACTCACCGTGACGAAAACGGCGCGTTCAAGACCCGCGCCGCGCTGAAAAAAGTCGCCCGCCTTGGTGAAAAAACCTTCGAACAGGCCGCCGGTTTCCTACGTGTGATGAATGGCGACAACCCGCTCGACTCGTCGGCCGTTCACCCGGAAGCCTACCCGCTGGTGCAGCGCATTGCCGCCGAGACCGACCGCGACATCCGCTCGCTGATCGGCGACGCCGCGTTCCTCAAACGCCTGGACCCAAAGAAGTACACCGACGAAACCTTTGGTGTGCCGACCATCACCGACATCCTGCAAGAGCTGGAAAAACCTGGCCGCGACCCGCGTCCCGAGTTCAAGACCGCCGAGTTCCAGGACGGCGTCGAAGACCTCAAGGATCTACAACTGGGCATGATCCTTGAAGGCGTTGTCACCAACGTGACCAACTTCGGTGCTTTTGTAGACATCGGCGTGCATCAGGACGGTTTGGTGCATATCTCCGCGCTTTCGGAGAAGTTCATCAAGGACCCGCGTGAAGCGGTGAAAGCCGGTGACGTGGTCAAGGTCAAGGTCATGGAAGTCGACATCCCGCGCAAACGCGTTGGCCTGTCGATGCGCATGAGCGACACCCCGGGTGAGAAAATCGACGGTGCCCGTGGCGCACGCCCAGGCTCGGCGCCGCGCCAGTCGCAGAACAACGCACCGCGCAAGGAAACCACTGCCGCAGCGCCAAGCAACAACGCCATGGCCTCGCTGTTCGCCAACGCCAAGCAGTTGAAGAAACGCTGA